A part of Manduca sexta isolate Smith_Timp_Sample1 chromosome 10, JHU_Msex_v1.0, whole genome shotgun sequence genomic DNA contains:
- the LOC115454195 gene encoding phosphoethanolamine N-methyltransferase 3-like: MSDSKSFQEFLDNGQYSKNGVERYEWIFGETFLSSGGMAITPKVLRHADLGSNPKVLDIGSGLGGHSFLIADNFDAEVIGVDLSVNMMDIANKHLENRPHLKDRVSFRIEDYTKSDFPAGTFDMVYSRDSFIHIADKVSLFKNIYKWLKPGGYFLFTDYVRGEDETKYSTEFREYLKKRGYNMSTITEYKKILKSAGFRDFEVKDWGVEWKNILQVEVNRLHSSKEVFLRRFSRQDFDDLENGWLNKIRRVDDGLQGWVLTVARK, from the coding sequence ATGTCTGACTCAAAATCATTTCAAGAATTTCTTGACAACGGACAATATTCCAAAAATGGAGTTGAAAGGTACGAATGGATATTTGGAGAAACCTTCCTTTCAAGTGGAGGTATGGCCATCACTCCGAAGGTCCTCAGACACGCTGATCTAGGAAGCAACCCGAAGGTGCTGGACATCGGCTCAGGGTTGGGAGGACACTCGTTCCTAATCGCAGACAATTTCGACGCGGAAGTCATTGGCGTAGATCTATCGGTAAACATGATGGATATAGCCAACAAGCACCTCGAGAACAGGCCACACTTGAAAGACCGAGTCTCCTTCAGAATAGAGGACTACACAAAAAGCGATTTCCCAGCGGGCACCTTCGACATGGTCTATTCAAGAGATTCTTTCATCCACATTGCTGATAAAGTAAGCctctttaaaaatatctacaaatgGCTGAAGCCCGGTGGTTACTTCTTATTTACTGATTACGTCAGGGGAGAAGATGAGACAAAATACAGTACAGAATTCAGGGAATACCTCAAAAAACGGGGGTACAACATGTCAACTATAACAGAGTATAAGAAAATTCTAAAATCAGCTGGCTTTCGTGATTTCGAAGTAAAAGACTGGGGAGTGGAGTGGAAGAATATACTTCAAGTTGAAGTGAACAGGCTTCATTCCAGCAAGGAGGTGTTCCTGCGCAGGTTCTCGCGGCAGGACTTCGATGATTTGGAGAACGGGTGGCTGAACAAAATCCGAAGAGTCGACGACGGACTCCAGGGCTGGGTGCTGACTGTTGCGAGGAAATGA